One genomic segment of Aquipluma nitroreducens includes these proteins:
- a CDS encoding oligogalacturonate lyase family protein encodes MRPLNIFPIFLLILVSACHSQKPPVIETGSVTPMPNEWIDKDTHHKVVKLTSQMDGNSLSFYFHNNPFIGTDMVFYNSSKQNPDEVTDMKKEETYNSNIKNKQLYSININTKEINQLTFCSSPMNGEIVSEKTKTVFYQINDSIFSLQPATKKVKLVYVFPEDFKASITTVNADGTLLAGSRATEEENKILKNNPNKSDFFNLIYEAKLPKTLFTINIQTGQLNKIFTDNAWLNHVQFSSVNPNLLMFCHEGPWHKVDRVWTIDVNTKQVTQIHHRTIDQEIWGHEWFGKSGKTIWFDLQQPRGELFFVGGYNVASGKEIKYSLERNEWSVHYNSNSTETLFAGDGGDPGAVAKAPDGQWIYLFTPDGDRFKSERLVNMKHHNYKLEPNVHFTPDDKWIIFRANFEGQSNIYAVEIEKSSN; translated from the coding sequence ATGAGACCACTAAACATATTTCCGATTTTTCTTTTAATCCTGGTTTCTGCTTGTCATTCGCAAAAACCACCTGTAATTGAAACCGGTTCGGTTACTCCAATGCCCAACGAGTGGATCGACAAGGACACGCATCATAAAGTTGTTAAGTTAACTTCACAGATGGATGGAAACAGCCTCAGTTTCTACTTTCATAACAATCCGTTTATCGGCACTGATATGGTATTTTATAACAGCAGCAAACAGAATCCGGATGAGGTAACTGACATGAAAAAAGAAGAAACATACAACTCGAATATTAAGAATAAACAACTCTACTCCATCAATATCAACACAAAAGAAATTAATCAGCTTACTTTTTGTTCATCTCCCATGAATGGCGAAATTGTTTCGGAGAAAACAAAAACTGTGTTTTACCAAATAAACGACAGTATATTTTCATTGCAGCCTGCAACTAAAAAAGTAAAGTTGGTCTATGTTTTTCCTGAAGATTTTAAAGCTTCGATTACCACGGTAAATGCTGATGGCACTTTACTGGCCGGTTCGAGAGCTACAGAAGAAGAGAATAAAATTTTGAAAAATAATCCGAACAAGAGCGATTTCTTTAATCTGATTTACGAAGCAAAACTTCCGAAAACCTTATTTACGATAAATATACAAACCGGTCAACTCAATAAAATATTTACTGATAACGCATGGCTCAATCATGTGCAATTCTCTTCGGTAAACCCCAATTTATTAATGTTTTGCCACGAAGGTCCCTGGCATAAAGTCGACCGGGTTTGGACCATCGATGTAAATACGAAGCAGGTAACCCAGATTCATCATCGTACCATCGATCAGGAAATCTGGGGGCACGAATGGTTTGGCAAAAGCGGAAAAACCATCTGGTTCGACCTACAACAGCCAAGGGGCGAACTATTTTTTGTTGGTGGTTACAATGTTGCTTCGGGCAAGGAAATAAAATACAGTTTGGAAAGAAACGAATGGAGTGTACATTACAATTCAAATTCTACCGAAACTCTGTTTGCGGGCGATGGCGGCGACCCGGGTGCGGTTGCCAAGGCTCCCGACGGACAATGGATTTATTTGTTTACGCCTGATGGTGATCGTTTCAAATCGGAGCGCCTTGTAAACATGAAACACCACAATTACAAGCTCGAACCAAACGTGCATTTTACTCCCGATGATAAATGGATTATTTTTAGGGCTAATTTTGAAGGACAATCGAATATTTATGCTGTTGAGATTGAAAAATCATCCAATTAA
- a CDS encoding glycosyl hydrolase produces the protein MKLNTFRNSTLLFLSSLLVFTILSVTSASGQKNQPNPGWPQITKEAKPWSRWWWMGSAVDPTNLKATMEAYSKAGLGGLEITPIYGVHGYENRFIKFLSPEWVKNLEYTLLEGKQLDMGIDLAMASGWPFGGLWVTPDDACKYMSVQSYALIKEGGRLQEKVTMEQEPMLRTISRPKLELSQLKYPVSANEDSLQNWAIEQVRYSRPMPLQALMAYSDKGAILNLTSRVDAEGKLNWTAPAGLWKLFAVFEGWHGKMVERAGPGGEGDVIDHFSDKAIDNYLGHFTTSFAGHDISGLRAYFNDSYEVDDARGEANFTPLMFDEFQKRRGYDLREYLPALLGQDNAEYNQRVLSDYRETISDLILEKYTQRWHDWAAKGGKIIRNQAHGAPANILDLYAAADIPETEGEDIVKVKTASSVAHVMGKRLASSESATWLKDHFEASLSDVKQAIDLFLLAGINHVFYHGTTFSPQDASWPGWMFYAAVNFAPSNTFWNDFGTLNTYIARSQSFLQAGKPDNDILLYYPISDEYAVRGKSMLLHFDGAAKGSSVRNAAEYLFKKGYAFDYISDRQIAQLETKSGKIQTGGTNYQTVLLPPVKLIPLETFEKIIALAKEGATVLMEELPVDVPGLGRLSERQVKLQTLKKSLYLVKQAGSTIQKAKVGKGQILVGNLSELLLQGKIRHEIMAERGLQCIRRVDGANTTYFIANRGAEIIDGMVALETRIGSAVLYNPMNGSFGKAQTKSDANFGEVYLQLKPGESCLVQIFPGKVNAPEYAYWKTSGDKIEFGSDWTLTFLNGGPELPKPVKLSKLGSWTEIEGDGYKAFSGTAVYKTTFAKPSGTAKTYRIDLGKVAHSARISLNGKELVTLISAPFTFYISEADLKAENTFEISVTNLMGNRIADMERKGQKYKIFYNVNFPSKEPRNRGADGLFTTLGWKPQESGLIGPVTLTPMQPMQ, from the coding sequence ATGAAACTGAATACATTCCGAAATTCAACATTGTTGTTTTTGTCATCGTTGCTTGTTTTTACAATATTATCAGTTACAAGTGCTTCGGGGCAAAAAAATCAACCAAATCCGGGTTGGCCGCAAATTACCAAAGAAGCAAAACCCTGGAGTCGTTGGTGGTGGATGGGAAGCGCTGTCGATCCAACCAATCTGAAAGCCACGATGGAAGCCTATTCCAAAGCCGGATTAGGCGGATTGGAAATCACTCCGATTTACGGTGTTCACGGCTACGAAAATCGGTTCATCAAATTTCTTTCACCGGAATGGGTTAAAAATCTGGAATACACCCTTCTGGAAGGCAAACAACTCGATATGGGTATCGATTTGGCAATGGCTTCGGGCTGGCCTTTTGGAGGTTTGTGGGTAACACCTGATGATGCTTGCAAATACATGTCTGTGCAATCGTATGCACTAATTAAAGAAGGCGGTCGGCTTCAGGAAAAAGTAACCATGGAACAAGAGCCGATGCTTCGCACAATAAGTCGGCCTAAATTGGAGCTTTCGCAATTAAAATATCCGGTTAGCGCCAACGAAGACAGCCTTCAGAACTGGGCAATCGAACAGGTGCGATATTCAAGACCAATGCCATTGCAAGCCTTAATGGCTTATTCCGATAAAGGCGCAATCCTGAACCTGACATCAAGAGTTGATGCAGAAGGAAAACTCAATTGGACTGCTCCGGCAGGTCTCTGGAAATTGTTTGCTGTTTTTGAAGGTTGGCATGGCAAAATGGTCGAACGCGCTGGTCCTGGTGGCGAAGGCGATGTAATCGATCACTTCTCGGATAAAGCCATTGATAATTATCTGGGCCATTTTACAACTTCGTTTGCCGGACACGATATTAGTGGTTTGAGGGCTTATTTTAATGATTCGTACGAAGTGGATGATGCGCGTGGCGAAGCCAACTTTACACCGCTGATGTTCGACGAATTTCAGAAACGACGTGGCTACGACCTGCGCGAATACCTTCCGGCATTATTGGGACAGGATAATGCTGAATACAATCAACGTGTTTTGTCTGATTACCGCGAAACAATTTCGGATTTGATCCTTGAAAAATACACGCAACGCTGGCACGATTGGGCGGCAAAAGGTGGAAAAATAATCCGCAACCAGGCTCACGGCGCGCCGGCCAATATTCTGGATTTGTATGCTGCTGCCGATATTCCCGAGACTGAAGGTGAAGATATTGTGAAAGTAAAAACGGCGTCATCGGTAGCTCATGTGATGGGCAAAAGGTTGGCTTCGTCCGAATCGGCAACCTGGTTGAAAGATCATTTCGAAGCTTCGTTATCGGATGTGAAACAGGCGATTGATTTATTTTTACTGGCCGGTATCAACCATGTTTTTTACCATGGAACAACCTTTTCGCCACAAGATGCTTCGTGGCCGGGTTGGATGTTTTATGCGGCAGTAAATTTTGCGCCAAGCAATACGTTCTGGAACGACTTTGGAACATTAAATACATACATTGCCCGCTCGCAATCGTTTCTTCAGGCCGGAAAACCCGATAACGACATTTTGCTTTATTATCCAATTTCTGATGAATATGCCGTTCGCGGAAAATCGATGTTGCTTCATTTTGATGGTGCAGCCAAAGGTTCGTCGGTTCGCAATGCAGCCGAGTACCTCTTTAAAAAAGGATATGCTTTCGATTATATTTCTGATCGTCAGATCGCTCAGCTCGAAACAAAATCAGGAAAAATACAGACTGGCGGAACCAATTATCAAACGGTTTTGCTTCCTCCGGTGAAGTTGATTCCACTTGAAACATTCGAGAAAATAATTGCTTTGGCCAAAGAAGGTGCCACCGTTCTGATGGAAGAACTACCGGTTGATGTTCCCGGATTGGGAAGATTGTCCGAACGGCAAGTTAAACTTCAGACATTGAAAAAATCTTTGTATTTGGTTAAACAAGCCGGAAGCACTATTCAAAAGGCCAAGGTGGGTAAAGGCCAGATTTTGGTTGGTAACTTATCTGAATTGCTTCTTCAGGGTAAAATACGGCACGAAATTATGGCAGAGCGTGGTTTGCAATGTATTCGTCGGGTTGATGGCGCTAACACAACTTATTTCATCGCCAATCGCGGCGCCGAAATTATCGACGGCATGGTTGCTCTCGAAACTAGAATTGGATCGGCTGTTTTATACAATCCGATGAATGGGAGTTTTGGCAAAGCGCAGACCAAATCTGATGCTAATTTTGGCGAAGTCTATCTTCAGCTAAAACCGGGTGAAAGTTGCCTGGTGCAGATTTTCCCGGGTAAAGTGAATGCTCCGGAATACGCTTACTGGAAGACTTCAGGAGATAAAATTGAATTTGGATCTGATTGGACTTTGACATTTCTAAATGGAGGTCCTGAACTTCCAAAACCGGTAAAACTTTCGAAATTAGGTTCGTGGACTGAAATTGAAGGTGACGGCTACAAAGCGTTTTCAGGAACTGCGGTTTACAAAACCACCTTTGCAAAACCTTCAGGAACTGCTAAAACTTACCGGATCGATTTAGGGAAAGTGGCTCACAGTGCCCGAATCAGCCTGAACGGCAAAGAGCTGGTGACCTTGATTAGCGCTCCATTTACCTTCTATATTTCGGAAGCTGATTTGAAGGCTGAAAATACGTTCGAAATTTCGGTGACCAATCTGATGGGTAACCGCATTGCAGACATGGAGCGAAAAGGGCAGAAGTACAAGATTTTCTACAACGTCAACTTTCCGTCGAAAGAACCGCGGAACCGTGGAGCTGACGGATTGTTTACCACGCTTGGCTGGAAACCTCAGGAATCCGGGTTAATCGGACCGGTAACTTTAACTCCAATGCAACCAATGCAATAA
- a CDS encoding RagB/SusD family nutrient uptake outer membrane protein, whose translation MKKIFYFIILLAVFSSCSDELNQLPISSATTETFYKSTNDFLQGVNAVYADLRAYPDRQLNLSETRSDNLYAVSDGGVRDWEGINSFHKTIAANPYITEAWLTNYNGIYRANVVLDQLVKNGTIITDVTLRKRLEAEAKFLRATYYFDLVRSFGKVPLIITPISVSEALSIPQSPVTDIYALILSDLQFATENLSETNAAADKGRATKYSAKGLLALVYMTRSGPTYNIDGPGLGLNEWSQAITLLNSIIDSKKYSFLPSYSNIFSYTNENNPEVIFDIQYITGLSPVLGSTFAWLLVPDAYFQSKGKAIQGGLTIRPVAETLINSFEPGDVRKTFSIQSGYVYNGVSEPRSFFVKYVDLTKVPTNRLDWPINFIAQRYTDILMLKAECILHGASGTQAEVDAIVNQVRTRAGLTTPVANVTLPQLMAERQKEFMGEGLRWNDLVRSGLVETIMPDWITAEDIQKQIQPFQTNYIIYPIPQSEIDVKGGLYTQNAGY comes from the coding sequence ATGAAAAAGATATTTTATTTCATCATACTATTGGCTGTGTTTTCTTCATGCTCAGACGAATTGAACCAATTGCCAATTTCGAGCGCCACAACCGAGACATTCTATAAATCGACCAATGATTTTTTACAAGGTGTCAATGCCGTTTATGCTGACTTAAGGGCCTATCCTGATCGTCAGTTAAACCTTTCAGAAACGAGATCTGATAACTTGTATGCTGTATCCGACGGTGGAGTACGCGATTGGGAAGGAATTAACAGTTTTCACAAAACCATTGCCGCTAATCCATACATTACTGAAGCGTGGCTTACTAACTACAATGGGATATACCGTGCAAACGTTGTTCTCGACCAGCTTGTTAAAAACGGTACTATTATAACAGACGTAACTCTGCGCAAAAGATTGGAAGCCGAAGCAAAATTCCTTCGTGCAACTTATTATTTTGATTTGGTTCGTTCGTTCGGAAAAGTTCCCCTTATCATCACTCCAATAAGTGTTTCTGAAGCATTATCAATTCCGCAGAGTCCGGTAACCGATATTTATGCCCTTATTCTTTCGGATTTGCAATTTGCTACCGAAAATTTGTCGGAAACGAATGCTGCAGCTGATAAAGGAAGGGCAACGAAATACAGTGCCAAAGGTTTGTTAGCCCTGGTTTATATGACCCGTTCGGGCCCAACATACAACATTGATGGTCCGGGCTTAGGCTTAAATGAATGGTCTCAGGCAATTACGTTGCTCAATTCGATTATCGACAGTAAAAAATATTCGTTCCTTCCAAGTTACTCGAACATTTTTTCGTATACCAATGAGAATAATCCCGAGGTTATTTTTGATATTCAGTATATTACAGGTTTAAGTCCGGTACTTGGGTCAACTTTTGCGTGGCTTTTAGTTCCTGATGCCTACTTTCAATCAAAAGGGAAAGCTATTCAGGGAGGTTTAACTATTCGTCCGGTAGCCGAAACATTAATTAATTCCTTCGAGCCCGGAGATGTTCGAAAAACATTCTCAATTCAATCCGGATACGTGTACAACGGAGTTTCTGAACCTCGTTCGTTTTTCGTGAAGTATGTTGATTTGACAAAAGTTCCGACAAACCGTTTAGACTGGCCAATCAACTTTATTGCACAACGTTATACCGATATTCTGATGTTGAAAGCAGAATGTATTTTGCATGGAGCTTCAGGAACACAAGCCGAAGTTGATGCAATTGTGAATCAGGTTCGTACTCGTGCCGGTTTGACCACGCCTGTTGCAAATGTAACTTTACCTCAATTGATGGCTGAAAGACAAAAAGAATTTATGGGCGAAGGATTACGTTGGAACGATTTAGTACGGTCTGGTTTAGTTGAAACAATTATGCCTGACTGGATCACAGCTGAAGATATTCAAAAACAGATCCAGCCGTTCCAGACGAATTATATTATTTATCCAATTCCTCAATCAGAGATTGATGTAAAAGGCGGACTTTATACGCAGAATGCAGGTTACTAA
- a CDS encoding TonB-dependent receptor: MKLITLFLFVAVMHVSAASYSQTTKLKIVGQNLTLGEIMERIENQSEFSFFFNANQIDLTRRMSIDAEDQQINKVLDQILAGTGLTYTVNNKLIVIHKQGENDNVFSGQQTNKISGKVIDSAGLPLPGVSVVVKKTTNGVITDMNGQYNLSNVPAGATVSFSFVGMRSQEIVVTNQTVINVTMEDESIGIEEVVAVGYGTQKKRDVVGASASFKADKIDERPLVRIDQALVGQMAGVQVKQTSGALGKAFSIQVRGTGSISAGNEPLYVIDGFPLAAANPNSSGNYANGNPLDNINPNDIESIQVLKDAASAAIYGSRAANGVVLITTKHGKSGKPQITLNSYVGYNQANRKLDMLNAEEWVDRATEMINAQWVASGTGRLASQSTAERRQILGLSGNAYNTNYMIDDRWNMPGHPGLNYIDWQNEAFRKGLVQNYQVSANGGNEVVKYYVSVNTVGQEGMVIGMNHKSYSARANVEVKANDKLKFGINLTPTYSETNDPGVEGKDNILHQLVSYSPVQEDTMKLYPNSFEYGQYKWSTSANSPIAKLENKIGLTKRFRTLTSIFGEYEIIKNLFFKSTLNFDNTDNTAKSYVPYSIASSLSARLSQLTVLTSGSLNSYKKQTFVNENTLSYSKTLFEDHNINLLAGASYNSDKLDVSNMSSNGGFNSYVITTLNAANGITGNSSETKNVLLSYFGRAQYSYKDKYLLSASIRRDGSSRFGSNSKWGIFPSASVGWRISEENFMKSIKVINDLKLRGSWGKSGNYNIGDYSSIPVLANYNYTFNSGQATGQAPSAITNPDITWEESKTYDVGFDIGLFGSRITGSFDYYNKLNYNLLLNVPIPQSTGFSTSLNNVGKVRNQGWEIELISRNMTGKFQWTTMANLSHNANKVVELASGQTQILIPSLFDISHSILKVGEQMNSIYVVKQIGILSQADIDNKVARYGTETVGDPKYFDANNDGLIDANDRIIVGHPNPSYNWGITNTFKYKGFDLSILVQGQSGGSIYSLLGRALGRTGQGVVDNALGFYRDRWRSAEDPGAGTVGKAYSTFGRIKNTDWMYSSDYWRIRNITLGYDLGQKLHNKILTGARVYVTAENWFGKDKYYGGFNPEATNTDLSGNSSFPEAGDYGGLPLAKSLILGLNLTF, encoded by the coding sequence ATGAAACTAATAACGCTTTTTTTGTTTGTTGCAGTGATGCATGTTTCCGCAGCAAGCTATTCGCAAACGACTAAACTTAAAATTGTTGGCCAAAATCTTACACTTGGTGAAATTATGGAGCGGATTGAAAATCAGTCTGAGTTCTCGTTTTTCTTTAATGCCAATCAGATTGATTTGACAAGACGAATGAGTATTGATGCTGAGGATCAACAAATAAATAAAGTTCTGGACCAGATTTTGGCAGGTACCGGATTAACTTACACAGTGAATAACAAGTTGATTGTTATCCATAAACAAGGAGAAAACGATAACGTTTTTTCTGGTCAGCAAACAAATAAGATTTCCGGGAAAGTGATCGATTCTGCCGGATTACCGTTGCCCGGAGTATCTGTTGTTGTAAAAAAAACAACGAATGGTGTGATTACTGACATGAATGGACAGTATAATTTATCAAACGTTCCGGCAGGAGCTACTGTTTCGTTTTCATTTGTTGGAATGAGAAGCCAGGAAATTGTTGTTACGAATCAAACAGTTATTAATGTGACCATGGAAGATGAATCAATTGGCATCGAAGAAGTGGTTGCAGTTGGATATGGTACTCAAAAGAAGCGCGATGTCGTTGGAGCGTCGGCTTCATTTAAGGCCGATAAAATAGATGAAAGACCTTTGGTGCGGATCGATCAGGCATTAGTTGGCCAAATGGCAGGTGTTCAGGTTAAACAAACCTCAGGAGCGCTTGGTAAAGCATTCAGTATTCAGGTTCGTGGCACAGGTTCTATTTCTGCCGGAAACGAACCTTTGTATGTAATTGATGGATTTCCTCTTGCAGCGGCTAACCCAAACAGCTCCGGAAATTATGCCAATGGCAATCCATTGGATAACATTAATCCAAACGACATTGAATCAATACAGGTTCTGAAAGATGCTGCATCAGCTGCCATTTACGGATCGCGTGCAGCAAACGGTGTGGTTTTAATCACAACTAAACATGGGAAAAGCGGAAAGCCTCAAATTACACTCAACAGCTACGTTGGTTACAATCAGGCAAACCGCAAACTGGATATGTTGAATGCTGAAGAATGGGTTGATCGTGCAACTGAAATGATTAATGCACAGTGGGTTGCTTCAGGAACAGGTCGTTTGGCTTCGCAATCGACTGCTGAAAGACGCCAGATTTTGGGACTTTCCGGCAATGCTTATAATACCAATTACATGATTGACGATCGCTGGAATATGCCTGGTCATCCGGGTCTGAATTACATTGATTGGCAGAATGAAGCATTCCGTAAGGGCTTGGTTCAAAATTATCAGGTATCTGCCAATGGTGGAAACGAAGTTGTAAAATACTACGTTTCAGTAAATACTGTTGGACAGGAAGGTATGGTTATCGGAATGAACCACAAAAGTTATTCAGCCAGAGCAAACGTTGAAGTTAAAGCAAACGACAAATTAAAGTTCGGGATTAATTTAACACCAACTTATTCTGAAACGAATGATCCGGGCGTTGAAGGTAAAGATAATATTCTGCACCAGTTGGTTAGCTATTCACCGGTTCAGGAAGATACCATGAAACTATACCCAAATTCATTCGAATACGGACAGTATAAATGGAGTACATCGGCTAATAGCCCGATTGCGAAGCTTGAAAACAAAATTGGGTTAACCAAACGCTTCCGCACACTTACTTCTATTTTTGGCGAATACGAAATCATTAAGAATCTGTTTTTCAAATCGACTCTGAACTTCGACAATACAGATAATACTGCAAAAAGCTACGTTCCATATTCCATTGCCAGTTCGTTATCAGCTCGGTTATCGCAGTTAACAGTTCTTACTTCAGGATCGCTGAATAGTTATAAAAAGCAAACTTTTGTGAATGAAAATACCCTTTCATATAGCAAAACATTGTTTGAAGATCATAATATAAATCTTTTAGCCGGAGCATCATATAACAGCGATAAGCTGGATGTCAGCAACATGAGTTCGAATGGTGGTTTTAACAGTTACGTTATTACAACCCTCAATGCCGCTAATGGTATAACCGGAAATTCAAGCGAAACTAAAAATGTTTTGCTTTCATACTTTGGTAGAGCGCAGTACAGCTATAAAGATAAATATCTTTTATCTGCCAGTATCCGCCGCGATGGTTCTTCCAGATTTGGCTCTAACTCCAAATGGGGAATTTTCCCTTCAGCATCAGTCGGTTGGAGAATATCTGAAGAAAATTTTATGAAAAGTATTAAAGTAATAAATGACCTAAAATTAAGAGGAAGCTGGGGTAAGTCGGGTAATTACAACATTGGTGATTACAGTAGTATTCCGGTGTTGGCAAATTACAACTACACATTTAATTCGGGTCAGGCTACCGGACAAGCTCCAAGTGCTATTACCAATCCGGATATTACCTGGGAAGAATCGAAAACCTATGATGTTGGTTTCGATATCGGATTGTTTGGATCGCGAATTACCGGTTCATTCGATTATTATAATAAATTGAATTATAACCTTTTATTGAATGTTCCTATTCCTCAGAGCACAGGTTTTTCAACCTCACTCAACAATGTAGGTAAAGTTCGGAATCAGGGTTGGGAAATTGAATTGATTTCCAGAAACATGACTGGAAAATTTCAATGGACCACAATGGCTAATTTAAGTCACAATGCCAACAAAGTTGTTGAATTGGCTTCAGGACAAACTCAAATCCTGATTCCTTCATTGTTCGACATTTCGCACTCCATTCTGAAAGTTGGCGAACAAATGAATAGCATCTATGTCGTAAAACAAATTGGTATATTATCTCAGGCTGACATCGATAATAAAGTAGCTCGGTATGGTACTGAAACCGTTGGCGACCCAAAGTACTTCGATGCAAATAACGACGGGCTGATTGATGCTAATGACCGTATTATTGTTGGTCATCCAAACCCATCGTACAATTGGGGTATTACAAACACATTCAAATACAAAGGATTTGATTTGTCAATTTTGGTTCAGGGTCAAAGTGGTGGCTCAATCTACTCGTTGCTTGGTCGTGCTTTAGGTCGTACCGGTCAGGGAGTTGTTGACAATGCACTTGGTTTTTATCGCGATCGCTGGCGTTCTGCAGAAGATCCTGGCGCTGGAACTGTTGGTAAAGCATATTCAACTTTCGGGCGTATTAAAAATACAGACTGGATGTATTCATCCGATTACTGGCGAATTCGTAATATCACGCTTGGCTATGATTTAGGTCAGAAACTTCACAATAAAATTCTGACTGGTGCGCGTGTTTATGTAACAGCCGAAAACTGGTTTGGAAAGGATAAGTATTATGGAGGCTTTAATCCTGAAGCAACAAATACTGACCTGTCAGGAAACTCTTCATTCCCCGAAGCGGGAGATTACGGTGGTTTACCTCTGGCAAAATCCTTAATCCTTGGACTTAACTTAACCTTCTAA